The DNA sequence GAGCCGGTTTCGCGATTTGGCTGCGGGGCGTACGTTGATTGGCCCACATCGCGCCGATCTATACGGGGTCTATGCGGCCAAAGGTGTTCCTGCCAGGGACTGTTCGACCGGAGAGCAAAAAGCGTTGCTGGTGTCGTTGATTTTGGCCAACGCCCGTGCCCTGACCCGTAATTTTGGTGCGCCTCCGATCTTGTTGCTGGATGAGGTTGCGGCGCATCTGGATGCTGGTCGCCGGGCAGCGCTCTATGATGAGCTTTGTGCGCTTGGTGCGCAGGCTTGGATGACGGGTACGGGGCCGGAACTGTTCACGGAACTGGGTGAACGAGCTCAACACATTGAGGTGACCGGAGATGGGTTGCCATGACGGTGACCCGAACACGATGCGGCGGGTACCATAGATGTTGAAGAATGACGGGGTAACAGATCAGTAGTGTCAAACGATCTCAGCACCACCAGCTCCGGGTGCTATATTTAATTGGGTTGCTTCAAGTCCGGGCTTCGCTAAAAGATAGGAGTGAAATAGGTGGAATTGCGATGAACGTCGGCGGAATGATGATCGAAACATGGAATATCGTTGGGTGATATTTTGCAGCGATATATCTGGTCAGGTTTTCGAATATTAACCTTAGGTGAAATACAAGCCGTGAGAATGATCCCTACATGAATACTGCGACCTCCCCCTCCTTAGATGAGAAGATTTTCAGGGTTGTACTTGTGTTGGTCATAGGCATTCGGGTGCTTATGGCAATTCTTGCCAGTCAGTCGATGATGGAACTCCTAGTGACTGGAGACAATGATGATATCATGCGGTTTCTGTCAATCCAGGATTGGATGAATGGGCAGGGGTGGTTTGATATGCGGCAATATCGGATGCAGCCACCAGAAGGGCTTGATCTGCATTGGTCCCGCTATGTGGATCTTGGGATCGCAACACTTATCTGGCCGCTGTCTATGGTGCTTCCCTTTGAACAAGCGCAAGTGATTGGGATTGTTTTATGGCCTGCTATTTTGTTTGTTTTGTTGGTGATTGTGATTGGCTTCAGCGCACGCAAAATGTTCGGCCCGCTTGTTGGTGCGACCTCGATGATGGCAATCATACTGTGGCCCGTAACGGGAATAGTTTACTTTTCTGGAGCGCGCCTGGATCATCACAACGTTCAAATTTTGTTAATGACTGTGTTGACTTTAACAGCCGTATTGCCCGGGCCTGCTATCCGGCGCGGCATAATTGGGGGGGCAGCAGCAGCGTTGTCTTTGGCTGTCGGGCTTGAGGCGTTATTGGTCATTGCCTTGTTTGGGGGAATACTCGTTGCCCGAGCTTTACTGTTGTACACACAGTCCGTGCCACAGTTTGTGGCTTTCTGCGTAACGACTGCCATTGGCAGTGTGGTCTTGTTTTATGGGCAGGCTCCTATGGCCGAGTGGGCGCTGAATCACTGCGATGAATTGTCGGTGCCTTATTTATCCATTGCGGCAACCGGAGCGGGGATCAGTGTGGTTTATGCGGTAGTGTCTTCCAGATTGAGCCATTTGGTCACACGTACATTGGTGTTCTTGGCGCTGTGCGCTTTGGGTGTTTTTTTTCTTTACCCTTTGATCGAGCCGTGCTTCGCGGGCCCCTACGGCAACCTACCACCGGATGTGACCCATATCATTAGCAACCGAATTGAGGAGGCTAGGTCTATCTTTGTGGCGTTTAGCCAGGGGGAGGTGATTGTCTATGGACTTGTGCTTCCAACCATCGCCATAACATTTCTGATGACGGCGATTTGGGTTCGCCGCATTATTATTCAGCATGAGGATACTGCTACGACAGCTCGATTGGGTATTTTACTTTTATTTTCTTGGCTGGGCGTGCTGGCCAGCATGTCACAGATCCGCCTGACACTATTGGCAGCATCGGCGATACCAATATTGATTGGTTTTGCCCTTGCTGAATTTCTGACAGCGCGCCGGGAAGGTCGAAACCGGTATGTTTTAGTTCTGTTATTGCCATTGCTTGTAGTTGTCTTTGCGCCTTATGCGGGGAGTCTCCAGCCGGATAAAAATGAAAATGTATCGAACACCTCATCTGAACAGGGGGCAAGTCAATCAACTGCCGTCAAAACCTGTCGTAATTTGGACTTAATAAAAGAGCTAGCTGATCTTCCTCGTGGCAAGATATTTAGCTCGGCAAATATGAGTGCTCCGATTTTACTACTGACACCACATAGTGTTGTGACGGGCCTCTATCATCGCAGTCCCTCTGCTATTCGGGATGGTCTTTTGCCATTTGAGCAGGATGAGACGGCCCTTCGTGAGGCAATTATCCGAACAGACGTGGATTACTTGATGTTGTGTAGGAATCTTGTCTATGGAGATAGTGGCTCTTTCGGATCGCAACTCGCTGCGGGGCATGAGGTGGCATGGCTTCACCGGATTGAAGGGCTTAGCGATGAGCTTTTGCTGTTTAGTATTGTTCGGAATTGACCTCAAGATTGGGGGGCTTTTGAATGTTTCTAATCCCCCATTAAATGTTGCGGCTATTGAGCGTCTCTGGGGCGTAAAATATTGTGGTCAGCACGTGACATCCCCCTAGTAAAATCGTATAAAATGACAAAAATACGAGGAATGACGTTAATGTCTGAAGCAGTCCCGACGCCAGAAGAATATGGCGCCGATTCCATTAAAGTTCTCAAAGGCTTGGAAGCGGTTCGCAAACGTCCCGGCATGTACATCGGTGATACCGATGATGGGTCGGGCTTGCATCATATGGTGTATGAAGTCGTGGACAACGGTATTGATGAGGCTTTGGCCGGTCATGCGGATGCTGTGACCGTCACAATCCATGCGGATTCTTCCGTTTCTGTCAGCGATAATGGCCGTGGTATTCCCGTCGATATACACGAGGAAGAGGGCGTTTCAGCCGCTGAGGTTATCATGACCCAGCTGCACGCTGGCGGTAAGTTTGATAGCAACTCTTACAAAGTTTCGGGTGGTCTGCACGGTGTGGGCGTCTCCGTGGTGAATGCGCTGTCTGATTGGCTGGAGCTGCGCATCTGGCGTAATGGCAAGGAGCACTACGCGCGGTTTGAAGGTGGGGATACCGTCGAATCTTTGCGTGTTGTCGGCGATGCTGATGGTCGTAAAGGCACTGAAGTGCGCTTCATGGCCTCAACCGATACGTTTTCCAACCTCGAGTATAGCTTTGAAACTCTGGAAAAACGCCTGCGCGAATTGGCTTTCTTGAATTCCGGTGTTCGGATTATTTTGACGGATGAGCGTCCCGCAGAGCATCTGAAAAATGAATTGCATTACGATGGTGGTGTGAAGGAATTCGTCAAGTATCTAGATCGTCACAAAACAGCAGCGATGCCGGATCCGATTTTTATCACTGGTGAGAAAGATGACATCGGGGTCGAAGTCGCGATGTGGTGGAATGACAGCTATCACGAAACGGTATTGCCTTTCACCAACAACATCCCGCAGCGTGACGGCGGCACCCACATGGCGGGATTTCGCGGCGCGCTGACCCGCACTATCAACAACTATGCCCAAACCAGCGGTATTGCGAAAAAAGAAAAGATTAGCTTCACCGGTGATGATGCCCGAGAGGGCCTGACTTGCGTGCTGTCTGTCAAAGTGCCAGATCCTAAGTTTTCCAGTCAGACCAAAGACAAACTGGTCAGCTCTGAAGTGCGCCCGGCCGTCGAAGGTTTGGTCAATGAAAAGTTGTCTGAATGGTTCGAGGAAAACCCGAACGAGGCTAAGGTCATTGTGGGCAAGATCATCGAGGCCGCGCTGGCACGTGAAGCCGCACGTAAGGCGCGTGAACTGACCCGCCGCAAAACCGCGATGGACGTGAATTATCTGGCTGGTAAGCTCAAAGATTGCTCAGAAAAAGACCCGTCCAAGACCGAAGTCTTCCTCGTGGAGGGTGACTCTGCTGGTGGTTCGGCCCAGACGGGGCGTGATCGTTCAACTCAGGCCGTGCTGCCGTTGCGTGGTAAAATTCTGAACGTCGAGCGTGCCCGATTTGATCGAATGCTCGGCAGTCAGGAAATTGGCAACTTGGTCATGGCGCTGGGCACTGGGATTGGCCGGGATGAGTTCAATATTGAAAAACTGCGCTACCACAAGATTGTCATCATGACCGATGCGGATGTTGATGGTGCGCACATTCGAACGCTGCTGCTGACATTCTTCTATCGTCAGATGCCTGAGCTGATCGAAGGTGGATATCTTTATATCGCTCAACCACCGTTGTTCAAAGTCGCGCGTGGCAAATCTGAGGTGTACCTGAAAGATCAGGCCGCGCTTGAGGATTATCTGATCGCGCAGGGCAGTGATGATGCGGTGTTGCGCCTTGGTTCAGGCGAGGAAATTGTTGGCCAGGATCTGCTGCGCGTCGTCGAGGAGGCTCGTCAAATCAAGCGAATTGTCGAAGCATTCCCAACGCATTACCCGCGTCACATTTTGGAGCAAGCTGCGATTTCCGGTGCATTTTCACCTGGTCAGGTCGATGCTGATTTGCAAGGTGTTGCCGATGCCGTTGCCACTCGTCTTGATCTCATCGCTGCGGAGTACGAGCGAGGCTGGAGTGGGCGGCCGACACAGGATCATGGCATTCGCTTGACCCGTATGGTGCGCGGTGTTGAAGAAGTGCGCACGCTTGACGGAACGGCACTGCGTTCGGCTGAAGCTCGTAAATTGGGCCAGATGACTGATGCTTTGCATGAGGTTTATAACCTGCCATCCACTTTGGTGCGCAAGGATCGTAACCAAAGCATTCATGGGCCGCTGGGTTTACTGGACGCGATCTTGAAAGAAGGCGAAAAAGGTCTCTCCTTGCAGCGCTACAAAGGTTTGGGTGAAATGAACCCCGGCCAGTTGTGGGAAACCACATTGGACCCCGAGGCGCGGACTTTGCTGCAGGTTAAAATCGACGATGTGGCCGAGGCAGATGACCTCTTTACCAAACTGATGGGTGATGTGGTCGAACCGCGCCGCGAATTTATCCAGAAGAATGCTCTCAGCGTTGAAAATCTGGATTTCTAAACCGTCGAGAAATTTGCTTATTCGCCTCAGCCCTTAACGGGGCTGGGGCTTTTATTGAGCAAGCTCATCCCTCATCCCGCGCAATGTGGGGTCATCGGGTAAATATGTTAGGGCTTCTTCAACAATCGCCAGCGCGTCGTTCACGCCGCCACTGATATGCGCCAGCCGCACCAGCATCGGCCAGGCTTCGGCGCGTTGCGGATCTAACCGTACAACTTCGCCGAAGGCTTGTGTCGCTGCGGCGGCGTTGCGCATCGTCAAGGCCATGCCGCCAAGAACAAGATGAGTTTCTGGGAAATCCAGGCGAGTGGACATGGAATTCTGCCATTCAGCCATGCCCTGACTGAGGGCTTTCCGTTCGGTCGATTGCATTAAGGCTGGCGATACATTCAAAAGCTGCTTTGCAGCGGCAGATCGTACCGCGCGGCGTGGGTCTTCTAGCAAAGGCAGAAGGCGTGCCACTCTTGCCTCTGGGGCTGCGCTGCTTTGCAATTGCGCCGCGCTTTCACGGACCAGCGGATCCGGGTCGTTGAGTAGTGAGGCCATGATTGTCGTCACACCTTGGTCTGCAACAGGTTGCAATAGATAGAGTGCCGTCGCACGAACGATACCGGCCTGCTCAGGATCAAGTGCCAGTGCTTGTAAGTCTTGCCCTGTCAATTCTGGGCTTACCTGTGCCTGTGCAAAGACTGTTCCATAGTGTGGTGTGCGATGTCGTGAATCGGGGTACCAATCAGAAATAGTCTGCGCGGCCCAATCCGGGGTTCGGTCTGCGTGGCAATCAGTGCAGGCATCTGGTGCGCCAGTTTGGTCATGCAAATCAGGGCGGGGGATGCGGAAGGAGTGATCACGCCGCCCATCAATGCCCATATAAATGCGTTCGATCATGTGGCAGCTATTGCATTGAGCGCCATCACTGTTTTGCAGGTGTTTGTGGTGTTCGGGCGTGTCGTAATTTTTCAATGTGAGTGTTGGGAAGTCGGTGTTGCCCGCCTCAGAATGGCATTGAGTGCAAAGAGCGTTGCCTTCAATTTTGATTTCGGCCTTATGGGGATCATGACAGTTCATGCACCCCACGCCACGCGCGTACATCTTGGACTGAAGAAAAGAGCCGTAGACGTAGACTTCGTCGAGTATCTGACCATCCGGATGATAGAGACCGGGGCGCAAGAGGGCCAATCTATAGGTGTCATGGAAAGGTGTGCCTGGGATGGGATTGCCATTGGTCAATGCCTCGCGTCGAGAATGGCAGCCGGCGCATTGTTGGATTCCAGTTTCTGGATTGTCGCTGTCAAATGAAAACGCAAAGCCGTAGGCATCCAGATCTTGGGCATCAAGATCTGCTCGCTTTGTAGCGTTATTGGCCCATTTCAAGTGTTCGGATGCTGGTCCATGACAGGCCTCGCATCCGACACCTATCTCAGCTTGGGCCGATTGGTAGCTACGCGTGTCAGCAATGTAGTTGCGTTGGTAATCTGTGGCGTGACATTCGGCGCAACGGGCGTTCCAAGTTTTATATGGGCCGCTCCAATGCAATCCATCATCCGGAGGCAGGTCTTGATCTGGGTAAAGATGATACCAGCGTTTTTCGACGTCATCCCAAGTGACATCGAAACTTTGCTGACGTCCGTCTTCCGTTTCCAGAAGGTACTGTTGTAGGGGGGCAATCCCAGCAACAGAATGGACCGGGTATGTGGTGGTTTTACCGTCTGTTTCAGTTACTGTGATGATGTAATCATCACCCTCTTTTGTGAATGAAACCTGCATGTCATCATGATCAAACCGTGCATCGTTGAAATCGCCTAAAACACTACTTGGGGTGGGTTCCATCCAGGCCTTGGCATGGTGCGATGTGGCCCAGGCTTCTGTCTCCTCAGCATGACAGTCCGTACAGTTTTGAGATCCGACATAAGTTGGGCTCTGCGCGTATAACGGGCTTGCAAGAAAGATCATGAAAACTGCAAGCAACCTGAGCATATCAAACCTTTGTGGTGCTGGACTTGTAAAGCGGGATGTGGCCATTGCTTCCGCAGCAGATGAATGGCGTGGGTAATGGAGTTACACTAATCTATTCCATTGAAAGAACAACGTTTCTCTTCGTTTCGGTCAACTCGTTTTGTAGCGGCTCATGATCATGTCGACACTACTTTCTACGATTTGGGTCATTTCCTCTTCGGTTATGATCGGGGCGCCAAAGATCACGGGCCAAAAGGCCTTGGCTTTGATCAGACCAACAAATTCAACGCCGGCCTCGTCCGGATTGGGAACCTCCATTTGCCCGTCTGCGGTTGCAATCCGAAGCATGTCGGCAAAGACGCGGGTTTTATCCATTTTGCCTTGTGTTTTCTCGGCTAAGGCCGGATTGCGCAAAACCTCGCTGATCACCATACGCGCCATGGCGATGACTTCGGGTGACATCAAAAGGCGGCCTTCAACCCATGCTAAATCGATCAACTGGTCTCGGATAGGGCGACCTTGCTCATAGCGAATATCCATCATGTCGGCAAAACGGTTGGACAAAACGCCGACGATGGATTGAAAGAGATTCTCTTTACTTTCAAAGTATTTATACACCGTACGCTTTGAAACTTCTGCGCGTGCTGAAACCCTATCCATGCTGGCTGCGGCGAATCCCTTTTCCTGGAACTCTTCTACAGCAGCATTGATGATCTGCTGGAATTTCTCTGAATTTGGCGCTGTGCAGTCGGTCATGGCATCATGATATGCGGGAAAAATCTGATGCGGTCAAATCTTGACGTAAACTTGTGAGTTTACAATGGGGTGAAATTCCCATACGTGTAAACGCGCCAGTTTACCACGCACAGATTATACGCTTCAGATGGAGACCAGCCAATGACAATCTCTCTAAACCTAAACGGCAATACGCATGACGTCGATGCCGAGCCTGGGACTCCATTGCTATGGGTGATCCGGGATGAACTGAAAATGACCGGCACCAAGTTTGGCTGCGGCGTGGCCTCGTGCGGCGCATGTACTGTGCATGTCGATGGCGAGCCGGTGCGTTCATGCCAAACCTATATAGAAGATGTAGGCGAGGCTGAGGTTACGACAATTGAGGCCATGTCTGAAACTGATATCGGCGCAGCCGTACAACAGGCTTGGGTCGAGTTGGATGTTGTCCAATGCGGATATTGCCAGTCTGGTCAGATTATGTCGGCGGTTGGCTTGCTCAAGGAAAACCCCAAGCCGTCAGTCGAAGATATCGACAGCTATATGCACGGCAACGCCTGCCGTTGTGCCACTTACCAACGTATCCGTGCGGGTGTTCAACGTGCCGCAGAAATACTGGAGGCTTGATATGACTTTACAAACAACCCGTCGGAACTTCCTTAAAGGTGGCGCTGCAACGGCCGCCGTGTTGATCATTGGTTCGCGGCCTGATGGAGTTGTCGCGGCGGCCTCTGGCAATCCCTTGATGTTCAATCCGTTCGTCAAGATTGACGCTAACGGTACAGTGACTGCGATTGTGAAGCACTTTGAAATGGGGCAAGGGCCAACCACAGGCCTGTCCACATTGATTGCCGAGGAAATCGGTTTGCGGATCGATCAGATTGACTATGAATACGCGCCGTCCAACCCCAAGGTGTACAATAACCTCGCCTTTGGCCCGTTTCAGGGGACTGGTGGATCGACTGCGATGGCAAACTCATTCGTACAATACCGCACCGCTGGTGCCGCGGCGCGTGAGATGCTGATCACTGCTGCGGCGCAATCGCTGGGCGTTAAGGCATCTGAGTTGAACATCGAGGACGGTATGATCATCGGTGCTGGTCAATCTGCACCTCTTGGTGAGTTTGTCGCGGCTGCGACGCAGTTGGAAGCGCCAACCGCGCCACGTCTCAAGGACCCGTCAGAGTTCCGCCTAATTGGCAATTTGGATGTGCGCCGCTTGGATAGTGCCATCAAAGGCAACGGCACCGCGCAGTTCGCGATAGATGTGCATCTACCGAACCAGATGGTCACTATGATTGCCCGCCCAGAGCAGCGCGGAGGTTTGGCTAAGGGTTTTGACGATAGCGCCTCAAAAGAGGTGAAAGGTTACATCATGTCAGCCGTTCTTCCCAACAACGCCGGAGTTGCAGTTTATGCCGAGAACACTTGGGCTGCGATGCAGGCGCGAGACGCGCTAGAGGTCGAATGGGATTTATCTGGTGCTGAAACGCGCGGTTCCGATCAAATTAAAGCCGAGATCTTGTCTGCCTTAGATGCTGATCCGCAGTTTAACGTGAACAACAGCGATCTTTCTGTCACGCAGGATGCATTAGATGGCGCGACTCAGGTAGTTGAGAAAACGTTCTATTTTCCTTTGCTGGCGCATGCTCCGATGGAACCTCTTAATTGCACGATTGAACCCACGGAAGACGGGGGTGTCATTTTGCATGACGGGGCGCAGATGCCGACGGGGCCTCACTTTGCCTTGTCGCAGATCCTAGGTCTTCCAATGGATAAAATCCAGATTAACACTATGCTGGCAGGGGGCTCCTTTGGTCGTCGCGCTACACCAGATGCAGATTACCAATCTGAGGCGGCGTTGGCTTTTGCCATGACCGACCAGTCACGCCCGGTTAAGCTAGTCTGGGCACGCGAGGATGATTTACGCAGTGGTTATTATCGCCCGGCCTTTGGTCATAAGGTGCGTGTCGGTTTAGATGCAGGTGGTGCCATTGTCGGTTGGGACCACCGGATTGCCGGCCAGTCCATCATGAAAGGCACTCCGTTCGAAGCGATGGTGGTGCATGATGGTGTCGATCACAGCTCTGTTGAGGGAACGGCAGACACTGCGTATCAGATCCCTAATGGCTTCTTCGGTCTGACAGATACGCCAAAGGCAACGACGACGTTGTGGTGGCGCTCGGTGGGGCATACCCATACCGCCTATGTTATGGAGGTCATGATGGACATGGCGGCCAAGGCGGCGGGGCAGGATCCAGTGGCATTCCGTATTAATTATTTGAGCGGTGATACCGAGGACCAAAAACGCTTGGTCGGAGTACTGAAGTTGGCTGCGGAACAGGCGGGTTGGGGCAATGCACCTGAGGGGCGCGCACAGGGTGTCGCAGTGCATAAGTCCTTTGGGTCTTACGTGGCTGAGGTGGTTGAAATCTCAGGCACAGCAGAGGGTGGTGTCAAGATCGAGAATGTGACCTGTGCGGTTGATTGCGGTCTCGCGGTGAATCCCGATGTGATCAAAGCTCAGATGGAGGGTGGCATAGGTTACGGTATCGGTCACGTGATGCGTGATCAAATCACCCTAACGGGTGGTGCTGTAGATCAATACAATTTCCCAGATTATGAACCACTACGTATCAGTGACATTGCTGCAATTGATGTGCATATCGTGCCGTCGGCCGCAGCCCCAACCGGGGTTGGCGAACCTGGCGTGCCGCCAGCAGCTCCGGCATTGGCGAATGCGATCGCCGCCGCAAGCGGCGAATTGCCTGTAAGTGTAATGCCAATGGCTGATAACGGCGTAGAATTTGCATGATGCCATTATAGTGCTGTATCGCGCGGGACCAAGTGGAGGGATCAAAGTGTAAAGCTTTGATCCCTTTGCAATTGGCGTTTACCTAATTTGATCCCACGTCAACTATAAAAGTGACGTTACGTATCAACTGCGTCAACTTGCTTGTCTGGTGTAAGGCTGTTCCTATCTGTTGCTGTAACGAGTGAGTTTGTACTTTTGATGGATAGTTCGATGACCGACAATGTAATGACAATCAGGCAAATGTGCGATGCGTTCGATGTGACGCCTCGTACCCTTCGTTTTTACGAATCGAAGGAGCTTCTTTCGCCAATTCGCGAGGGGCAAAAGCGCCTGTTTACAAAACGTGACCGCGCCCGCCTTAAGTTGATTTTGCAAGGCAAGCGTTTTGGTTTCACGCTGGAAGAGATTCGCCAGCTTCTGGATCTCTACAGCAAAGAAGACCAGCAACTGACACAAATTACCCAGACCTATGACATCGCTGTTCAGCGTCTCAGAGATCTGGAGGAACAGCGTGACACGCTGAATGAAGCCATTGCCGATCTGCGCGCGCAACTCAAGTGGGGGGACAATATGTTGTCTTCTTTGCGCGCAGACGCCGCTGAATAACAATAATAAACGCCAGACTTGCACAATTAGGGAGACCAACATGCCCAGCTACACCGCCCCAACCCGCGATATGCAATTCATCCTCCACGATGTTTTGAAAGCCTCTGAAACAGACACGCCGGGTTATGCCGAATTAGACTCTGATTTCACCTCGGCTGTTCTGGAAGAGGCTGGCAAGATTGCCTCCGAGGTTCTAGCACCTCTGAACACGGTGGGTGATACCGAGGGCTGCGTTCTGGAAAACGGTGTTGTCCGGACACCAACAGGGTTCAAGGCGGCGTTTGACCAGGTACGTGAAGGTGGTTGGACGGCGTTGGACTTGCCTGAAGAGTTTGGTGGTCAAAATATGCCCTACTTGCTGGGCACGGCTGTTGGTGAAATGTTCTCGGGTTCTAACCAGGCCTTTACTATGTATCAGGGCCTCACTCACGGAGCGGCTTCTGCCATTCTGGTGCACGGTACTGAAGAACAAAAAGCAACCTACCTGCCGAACATGGCGTCCTGCGAATGGACGGGTACCATGAACCTGACTGAACCACATTGTGGTACCGATCTGGGCTTGATGCGTACCAAAGCCGAGCCTCAGGGTGATGGTAGCTTCAAGATCTCTGGCCAGAAGATTTTCATCTCGGCGGGTGAGCATGACATGGTCGACAACATCATTCACTTGGTGTTGGCAAAAATTCCCGGAGGCCCCGAAGGTATCAAAGGCGTAAGCCTGTTTATCGTGCCCAAGTTTATGGTTAATGAAGACGGCTCACTTGGTGAGCGCAACGGCGTGTCTTGTGGCAACATCGAAGAGAAAATGGGCATTCACGGTAATTCGACCTGTGTGATGAACTATGACGAGGCAACAGGTTACCTGTTAGGGGAAGAACACAAAGGTATGCGTGCAATGTTCACCATGATGAACGAGGCGCGCATTGGTGTTGGTATGCAGGGTCTGGCACAGGCTGAGGCTGCCTATCAGAACGCTGTGGAATACGCCAAGGACCGCCTGCAAGGGCGTGATGTGACTGGTGCTAAAAACCCTGATGGTCCAGCCGATCCGCTGATCGTACATCCTGATATTCGCCGCTCGCTGATGGATCAAAAGTCCTTTGTCGAAGGTGGCCGCGCGTTTCTTTTGTGGGGATCACAGATGATCGACCAGTCGCACCGTGGTGGCGATGAAGCAGCCGAAGGTCTGGTCAGTCTGCTGACACCAGTGATCAAAGG is a window from the Roseovarius sp. EL26 genome containing:
- a CDS encoding acyl-CoA dehydrogenase C-terminal domain-containing protein, translated to MPSYTAPTRDMQFILHDVLKASETDTPGYAELDSDFTSAVLEEAGKIASEVLAPLNTVGDTEGCVLENGVVRTPTGFKAAFDQVREGGWTALDLPEEFGGQNMPYLLGTAVGEMFSGSNQAFTMYQGLTHGAASAILVHGTEEQKATYLPNMASCEWTGTMNLTEPHCGTDLGLMRTKAEPQGDGSFKISGQKIFISAGEHDMVDNIIHLVLAKIPGGPEGIKGVSLFIVPKFMVNEDGSLGERNGVSCGNIEEKMGIHGNSTCVMNYDEATGYLLGEEHKGMRAMFTMMNEARIGVGMQGLAQAEAAYQNAVEYAKDRLQGRDVTGAKNPDGPADPLIVHPDIRRSLMDQKSFVEGGRAFLLWGSQMIDQSHRGGDEAAEGLVSLLTPVIKGFLTDEGYDMTVLAQQVYGGHGYIEEWGMSQFTRDARIAMIYEGANGVQALDLVGRKLAQDGGKHVMAFFDMVKTFLKENEGNEALKADFLDPLKDASKHLQAAGMYFMQNGMKNPNHALAGSYDFMHLFGHVCLGLMWARMAKAALAALDGGTSDTQFYETKLATGRFYMKRRLPATALHLARIESGADPVMALDEDQF